In Nicotiana tabacum cultivar K326 chromosome 2, ASM71507v2, whole genome shotgun sequence, the following proteins share a genomic window:
- the LOC107769732 gene encoding uncharacterized protein LOC107769732 isoform X2: MYSLNASTSFKTLKKALTLTTSLVSDQRPIIMGRYTEDFEEKELLETLNFSYKHRQPKKYLICLHHHLQLSSRLNHLTDQTFEVRRPILDESVEQVEVQEVYVLLEMV; encoded by the exons ATGTATTCACTTAACGCCAGTACTTCCTTTAAAACACTGAAGAAAGCACTCACTCTCACCACTTCCCTTGTTTCAGATCAGAGACCGATTATTATG GGTCGATACACTGAAGATTTCGAGGAGAAAGAGCTGTTGG AAACTCTGAATTTTAGTTACAAGCACCGTCAACCTAAAAAG TATTTGATCTGCCTTCATCACCATCTTCAATTGAGCAGCAGATTGAATCATTTAACAG ATCAAACATTTGAAGTCCGAAGACCTATCCTTGATGAAAGTGTAGAGCAAGTTGAAGTACAAGAGGTTTATGTTTTGTTAGAGATGGTTTAA
- the LOC107769732 gene encoding uncharacterized protein LOC107769732 isoform X1, with the protein MYSLNASTSFKTLKKALTLTTSLVSDQRPIIMGRYTEDFEEKELLETLNFSYKHRQPKKTVNTHSLQLQYLICLHHHLQLSSRLNHLTDQTFEVRRPILDESVEQVEVQEVYVLLEMV; encoded by the exons ATGTATTCACTTAACGCCAGTACTTCCTTTAAAACACTGAAGAAAGCACTCACTCTCACCACTTCCCTTGTTTCAGATCAGAGACCGATTATTATG GGTCGATACACTGAAGATTTCGAGGAGAAAGAGCTGTTGG AAACTCTGAATTTTAGTTACAAGCACCGTCAACCTAAAAAG ACAGTAAATACGCACAGCTTGCAATTGCAGTATTTGATCTGCCTTCATCACCATCTTCAATTGAGCAGCAGATTGAATCATTTAACAG ATCAAACATTTGAAGTCCGAAGACCTATCCTTGATGAAAGTGTAGAGCAAGTTGAAGTACAAGAGGTTTATGTTTTGTTAGAGATGGTTTAA
- the LOC107769732 gene encoding uncharacterized protein LOC107769732 isoform X4, with product MYSLNASTSFKTLKKALTLTTSLVSDQRPIIMGRYTEDFEEKELLVNTHSLQLQYLICLHHHLQLSSRLNHLTDQTFEVRRPILDESVEQVEVQEVYVLLEMV from the exons ATGTATTCACTTAACGCCAGTACTTCCTTTAAAACACTGAAGAAAGCACTCACTCTCACCACTTCCCTTGTTTCAGATCAGAGACCGATTATTATG GGTCGATACACTGAAGATTTCGAGGAGAAAGAGCTGTTGG TAAATACGCACAGCTTGCAATTGCAGTATTTGATCTGCCTTCATCACCATCTTCAATTGAGCAGCAGATTGAATCATTTAACAG ATCAAACATTTGAAGTCCGAAGACCTATCCTTGATGAAAGTGTAGAGCAAGTTGAAGTACAAGAGGTTTATGTTTTGTTAGAGATGGTTTAA
- the LOC107769732 gene encoding uncharacterized protein LOC107769732 isoform X5 has product MYSLNASTSFKTLKKALTLTTSLVSDQRPIIMGRYTEDFEEKELLDSKYAQLAIAVFDLPSSPSSIEQQIESFNRSNI; this is encoded by the exons ATGTATTCACTTAACGCCAGTACTTCCTTTAAAACACTGAAGAAAGCACTCACTCTCACCACTTCCCTTGTTTCAGATCAGAGACCGATTATTATG GGTCGATACACTGAAGATTTCGAGGAGAAAGAGCTGTTGG ACAGTAAATACGCACAGCTTGCAATTGCAGTATTTGATCTGCCTTCATCACCATCTTCAATTGAGCAGCAGATTGAATCATTTAACAG ATCAAACATTTGA
- the LOC107769732 gene encoding uncharacterized protein LOC107769732 isoform X3 → MGITNLEMTGVSYIFFQTLIEVYNLQKVGVSYICFLNNHKHVSFRRKKGGFAIVYQCKHRLDESLYAVKKIPFNDQQLQEKLREVKILAAVQHPRVVRYYQKL, encoded by the exons ATGGGTATTACAAACCTTGAAATGACTGGTGTATCTTATATCTTTTTTCAAACTCTCATAGAAGTTTATAACCTTCAAAAGGTTGGTGTATCTTATATTTGCTTTCTGAACAATCATAAACATGTTTCCTTCCGAAGGAAGAAAGGTGGATTCGCAATTGTTTATCAATGCAAGCATAGACTTGACGAGTCTTTGTATGCTGTGAAGAAGATACCTTTTAATGATCAGCAGCTTCAGGAAAAATTAAG GGAGGTGAAAATACTTGCAGCTGTACAACATCCTAGGGTTGTACGCTATTATCAG AAACTCTGA